In Pyrus communis chromosome 8, drPyrComm1.1, whole genome shotgun sequence, one genomic interval encodes:
- the LOC137742028 gene encoding zinc finger CCCH domain-containing protein 14-like has product MEFGGGGRKRGRPEAGHFNGNGGFKKSKPEMESFQPGIGSKSKPCTKFFSTSGCPFGEGCHFLHYVPGGIKAVSQMTGSNPTHPPPPRNSAAPPSFPDGSSPPTVKTRLCNKYNTVEGCKFGDKCHFAHGEWELGRPTAQSYEDPRAGGGFPGRMGGRMEPPPPAHGAVASFGATATAKISVDASLAGAIIGKNGVHSKQICRVTGAKLSIREHETDHKLRNIELEGTLDQIKDASAMVRELIGNVSSGAGAHNMRNPAISASSPASNFKTKLCENFTKGTCTFGDRCHFAHGQEELRRSAM; this is encoded by the exons ATGGAGTTCGGAGGAGGTGGCCGGAAGAGAGGCAGGCCGGAAGCTGGGCACTTTAATGGCAATGGCGGCTTCAAGAAATCCAAGCCAG AAATGGAGTCCTTTCAACCTGGTATAGGAAGCAAATCGAAGCCATGCACAAAGTTTTTCAG CACTTCTGGGTGCCCTTTTGGTGAGGGATGTCACTTCTTGCATTATGTTCCTGGTGGCATCAAAGCGGTGTCTCAGATGACTGGTAGCAACCCaactcatcctcctcctcctagaAATTCAGCAGCCCCACCATCATTTCCAGATGGTTCTTCTCCTCCAACTGTCAAGACACGGTTGTGTAACAAGTACAACACAGTTGAAGGTTGCAAGTTTGGGGATAAATGCCATTTTGCACATGGTGAGTGGGAGCTTGGTAGGCCCACTGCTCAATCCTATGAAGATCCTCGTGCAGGGGGAGGATTTCCAGGCAGGATGGGAGGTCGGATGGAGCCTCCCCCACCAGCACATGGAGCTGTAGCAAGTTTTGGGGCCACAGCCACAGCTAAGATCAGTGTTGACGCTTCACTTGCTGGAGCCATAATTGGGAAAAACGGTGTGCACTCAAAGCAAATTTGTCGCGTGACTGGAGCGAAGCTTTCTATAAGAGAGCATGAAACAGATCATAAGCTGAGGAACATTGAGCTTGAGGGAACCTTGGACCAGATTAAAGACGCCAGTGCCATGGTTCGTGAGCTTATTGGGAACGTGAGTTCAGGTGCTGGAGCTCACAACATGAGGAACCCTGCTATATCAGCCTCATCTCCGGCAAGCAACTTCAAGACTAAGCTTTGTGAGAACTTTACTAAAGGTACATGCACCTTTGGGGATAGGTGCCACTTTGCACATGGACAAGAAGAGTTGCGCAGGTCGGCGATGTAA
- the LOC137742354 gene encoding nucleolar complex-associated protein 2, translating into MEEQRSVKTSKSRKNKGESKIGKSSKSPGQAKEHKDQLERLREKDPEFYGFLKEHDQELLQFDDEDIEEDSDADLKESETQDDEIEADEDDDDVAQKKRKQSKKVVTSEMVDSWCNAIKEHGKLSAIHSLMKAFRTACHYGDDKEDESLLDFSVMSSSVFNKVMIFVLKEMDGIMRKLLELPAFGGKKETILDLMNTKRWKNYNHLVKSYLGNALHVLRQMTDTEMISFTLRRLQYSSIFLTAFPVLLRKYIKTALDLWGLGGGSLPLVSLLFLRDLCVRLGSDCLDESFKGIYKAYVLNCQFITAAKLQHVQFRANCVIELYGVDLPTAYQQAFVFIRQLAMILREALSSKTKEAFRKVYEWKFMNCLELWTGAVSAYGSEPEFRPVAYPLAQVIYGVARLVPTARYFPLRLRCIRMLNRIAASTGTFTPVSMLLLDMLEMKELNRPTTGGVGKAIDLRTVLKVSKPTLKTRAFQEACVLSVVDELAEHLAQWSYSVAFPELSFIPAVRLRTFCKSTKVERFRKAMRELIRQVEANCQFTNERRMSISFLPNDPAAASFLEEEKKSGASPLSKYVATLREVAKQRNASLSETSVLVGEHSSVFGSKGRESDEEDDTRDEEGTAVFSSSWLPGKGSKAEPPKDVKKKKRKRRTERQDQVAMDEDIVQELVLSSDEEDGSLSDTFSAEEDEEEKQAPSKLESKKPKRSTNKSKNSSKPQAKRSKKSKAAN; encoded by the exons ATGGAAGAGCAACGCtcag TGAAAACTTCGAAAAGTCGAAAAAACAAAGGTGAAAGCAAAATTGGGAAAAGCTCCAAGTCTCCGGGTCAGGCGAAAGAGCATAAGGACCAACTTGAAAGACTTCGCGAAAAG GACCCTGAGTTTTATGGTTTCTTGAAAGAGCATGACCAGGAACTTCTACAGTTTGATGATGAGGACATCGAA GAAGATTCAGATGCTGACTTGAAAGAATCTGAGACACAAGATGATGAGATAGAAGCAGATGAAGACGATGATGATGTTgcacaaaagaaaaggaaacaatcTAAAAAAGTTGTTACTAGTGAAATGGTTGATTCTTGGTGCAACGCTATTAAAGAACATGGGAAGTTGAGTGCTATTCATTCTCTAATGAAAGCTTTCCGCACTGCCTGCCACTATGGTGATGATAAGGAGGATGAGTCTTTGTTAGACTTTAGTGTTATGTCTAGCAGTGTCTTTAACAAAGTGATGATATTTGTACTTAAGGAAATGGATGGAATAATGCGGAAATTGTTGGAGCTCCCTGCTTTTGGTGGGAAGAAAGAGACCATATTAGATCTGATGAACACAAAACGATGGAAGAACTACAACCATTTAGTGAAGTCATATCTTGGAAATGCCTTGCACGTCTTGCGTCAAATGACTGACACTGAAATGATATCGTTTACTTTACGGCGTCTTCAatattcatccatatttttgaCTGCTTTTCCAGTTCTCTTAAGGAAGTACATTAAG ACTGCCTTGGACTTATGGGGTTTAGGGGGAGGTTCCCTCCCTCTTGTCTCCCTTCTATTTCTGAGAGATTTATGTGTTCGGCTTGGATCTGATTGCTTAGATGAATCCTTCAAGGGAATATACAAAGCCTATGTCTTGAACTGCCAGTTTATAACTGCAGCGAAATTACAACATGTTCAATTTCGTGCGAATTGTGTAATTGAACTTTACGGAGTAGACCTTCCCACTGCATATCAACAGGCCTTCGTTTTCATTCGACAGTTAGCAATGATTCTGCGAGAAGCACTTAGTTCAAAAACTAAG GAAGCATTCCGAAAGGTTTATGAGTGGAAGTTCATGAACTGTCTTGAGCTCTGGACTGGAGCCGTCTCTGCCTATGGCTCAGAACCTGAGTTTAGGCCTGTTGCCTATCCCCTGGCCCAAGTAATTTATGGGGTAGCTCGTCTAGTTCCAACTGCTAGATATTTTCCCCTTAGGTTGAGGTGTATTAGAATGCTTAATCGCATTGCTGCTTCAACTGGTACTTTCACTCCCGTTTCTATGCTGCTTTTGGACATGCTTGAGATGAAAGAGTTGAACAGACCCACCACTGGTGGTGTTGGCAAAGCTATTGATTTGCGCACAGTACTGAAG GTTAGCAAGCCAACTCTGAAGACCAGAGCATTTCAGGAGGCGTGTGTGTTATCTGTTGTAGATGAGCTTGCTGAACATTTAGCTCAGTGGAGCTATTCTGTTGCTTTCCCAGAGTTGTCTTTTATTCCAGCTGTACGGTTGCGTACCTTCTGCAAATCCACCAAGGTTGAGAGGTTTCGGAAAGCAATGAGGGAGCTCATTCGTCAG GTCGAGGCTAATTGTCAGTTTACAAATGAAAGGCGTATGTCAATTTCTTTTCTGCCAAATGATCCTGCAGCTGCGTCTTTCCTTGAG GAGGAGAAAAAGTCAGGGGCTAGCCCTCTGTCGAAGTACGTTGCAACTCTACGTGAagtagcaaaacaaagaaatgctTCGTTATCGGAAACCAG TGTTCTTGTGGGCGAGCATTCATCTGTCTTTGGAAGTAAAGGACGAGAaagtgatgaagaagatgacaCCAGGGACGAGGAAGGCACTGCTGTCTTTAGTTCATCCTGGTTACCAGGAAAGGGTTCCAA AGCTGAGCCACCCAAagatgtgaaaaagaagaaaaggaagcgAAGGACCGAGCGCCAGGACCAAGTAGCCATGGATGAAGATATTGTTCAGGAGTTGGTACTCAGttctgatgaagaagatgggtcTTTAAGCGACACCTTTTCTgctgaagaagatgaagaggagAAACAAGCTCCTTCAAAGCTGGAAAGCAAGAAGCCGAAACGCTCaacaaataaatcaaagaaTTCTTCAAAACCTCAAGCAAAAAGGTCAAAGAAGAGCAAGGCGGCTAACTGA